From the Rhodoferax mekongensis genome, one window contains:
- a CDS encoding type II secretion system F family protein, with translation MAVYDWRGRNNRGEAVSGQLDAMTEGGVADQLLSIGVAPVHIALAKAVESKEKKDPLAFLTRKPVDVEDLLIFSRQMYTLNKAGVPILRAFAGLEASATKPAMVELLKDVRSSLDQGRELSAALARHSALFGNFYIAMIRVGEMTGRLTEVFLRLNEHMEFERDVRERIKQAMRYPSFVMIAMAAAIVILNIFVIPVFAKVFAGFNSELPLITRGLLGFSNWMINWWPMLLAVVAGAVVGIRAYLRTPAGRYRWDARKLKLPIVGDIILKATLARFARSFALSSQSGVPLVQALTVVAQTVDNAFIGARIEQMRDGIERGESISRCAAATGVFTPVVLQMINVGEETGELDNLLFEIAGMYERETDYSIKGLSAAIEPVLLAVIGVLVLLLALGVFLPLWNMGQAAMGKGGG, from the coding sequence ATGGCCGTTTACGACTGGCGCGGACGCAATAACCGGGGCGAGGCTGTCAGCGGCCAGCTTGACGCCATGACGGAGGGCGGAGTGGCCGATCAGCTGCTGTCCATCGGTGTGGCACCGGTGCACATTGCCTTGGCCAAGGCAGTGGAAAGCAAGGAGAAGAAAGACCCTCTCGCGTTCCTGACCCGTAAGCCGGTGGACGTGGAAGATCTGTTGATTTTTTCGAGGCAGATGTACACGCTCAACAAGGCGGGTGTGCCCATTTTGCGAGCCTTTGCGGGGCTGGAGGCCTCGGCGACCAAGCCGGCCATGGTGGAGCTGCTCAAGGACGTGCGCTCCAGCCTGGACCAGGGGCGGGAGCTATCGGCTGCGCTGGCGCGCCATAGCGCACTCTTCGGTAACTTCTACATCGCCATGATCCGCGTGGGTGAGATGACGGGCCGCCTGACCGAGGTGTTCTTGCGTCTGAATGAACACATGGAGTTCGAGCGTGACGTGCGCGAGCGCATCAAGCAGGCCATGCGTTACCCCAGCTTTGTGATGATCGCGATGGCAGCCGCCATCGTGATCCTCAACATCTTTGTGATACCGGTGTTCGCCAAGGTGTTCGCCGGTTTCAACAGCGAACTGCCGCTGATTACGCGGGGTTTGCTCGGCTTCTCGAACTGGATGATTAACTGGTGGCCCATGCTGCTGGCTGTTGTGGCAGGGGCGGTGGTGGGCATACGCGCTTACCTGCGCACGCCCGCCGGCCGCTACCGCTGGGATGCCCGCAAGCTCAAGCTTCCCATTGTGGGAGACATCATTCTCAAGGCAACCTTGGCCCGTTTTGCCCGCAGCTTTGCCTTGTCCAGCCAGAGCGGTGTGCCGCTGGTGCAGGCCCTGACCGTGGTGGCGCAAACGGTGGACAACGCCTTTATCGGTGCCCGTATTGAGCAGATGCGGGACGGTATTGAACGGGGCGAAAGCATTTCCCGTTGTGCGGCGGCCACGGGTGTATTCACTCCAGTCGTCCTGCAAATGATCAACGTGGGCGAAGAGACCGGCGAGCTGGACAACCTGCTGTTTGAGATTGCCGGCATGTACGAGCGGGAAACGGACTACAGCATCAAGGGCCTGTCGGCAGCCATCGAGCCGGTGCTACTGGCCGTGATCGGTGTGTTGGTATTGCTGCTGGCTTTGGGCGTGTTTCTGCCTTTGTGGAACATGGGCCAGGCCGCCATGGGCAAGGGCGGGGGCTAG